In a single window of the Litorilituus sediminis genome:
- the atpA gene encoding F0F1 ATP synthase subunit alpha: protein MQLNSTEIAELIKNRIEQFDVVSEARNEGTIVSVTDGIIRIHGLADVMQGEMIELPGSRYAIALNLDRDSVGAVVMGPYADLAEGQKVKGTGRILEVPVGRGLLGRVVNTLGEPIDGKGPIENDGFSPVEVVAPGVIDRKSVDQPVQTGIKSIDSMIPIGRGQRELIIGDRQIGKSAIALDAIINQKNTGIKSIYVAIGQKASTVANVVRSLEEHGALSNTIVVVASASEAAALQYLAPYSGCSMGEYFRDRGEDALIVYDDLSKQAVAYRQISLLLRRPPGREAYPGDVFYLHSRLLERAARVNEAYVEKFTNGEVKGKTGSLTALPIIETQAGDVSAFVPTNVISITDGQIFLETDLFNSGIRPAVNAGLSVSRVGGAAQTKIIKKLGGGVRLALAQYRELAAFAQFASDLDDATRAQLEHGQRVTELMKQKQYSPLSVAETAVSLFAAEKGYLNDVEINKINDFEAALLAYATNEHAELMAKINESGNYDKDIEAGLAKVLESFKSTQTW, encoded by the coding sequence ATGCAACTGAATTCCACTGAAATCGCTGAACTGATCAAAAATCGTATTGAACAGTTCGACGTTGTCAGCGAAGCTCGTAACGAAGGTACTATCGTTTCTGTAACAGACGGTATCATTCGTATCCATGGCCTTGCCGATGTAATGCAAGGTGAAATGATCGAACTTCCTGGTAGTCGTTATGCTATCGCGTTAAACCTAGACCGTGATTCGGTAGGTGCGGTAGTAATGGGTCCTTATGCTGATTTAGCTGAAGGACAAAAAGTTAAAGGTACTGGCCGTATTTTGGAAGTACCAGTAGGTCGTGGTCTTTTAGGCCGTGTAGTTAACACATTAGGTGAGCCAATTGATGGCAAAGGCCCAATTGAAAACGATGGCTTCTCTCCAGTAGAAGTTGTTGCACCAGGTGTTATCGACCGTAAATCAGTTGACCAACCAGTTCAAACTGGTATCAAGTCAATTGACTCTATGATTCCAATCGGTCGTGGTCAACGTGAGCTTATCATTGGTGACCGTCAGATCGGTAAATCAGCGATTGCATTAGATGCAATCATTAACCAAAAGAACACTGGTATTAAGAGTATTTATGTAGCTATCGGTCAAAAAGCATCGACTGTTGCAAACGTTGTACGTAGTTTAGAAGAGCACGGCGCGTTATCAAATACTATCGTTGTTGTTGCATCTGCTTCTGAAGCTGCAGCATTACAATACTTAGCACCTTACTCAGGTTGTTCAATGGGTGAATACTTCCGTGATCGCGGTGAAGATGCGTTAATCGTATATGATGATTTGTCTAAGCAAGCTGTTGCTTACCGTCAAATTTCATTACTTTTACGTCGTCCGCCAGGTCGTGAAGCATACCCAGGTGACGTATTCTATCTTCACAGTCGTTTACTAGAACGTGCTGCTCGTGTAAACGAAGCGTATGTTGAAAAGTTCACTAACGGTGAAGTAAAAGGTAAAACAGGTTCTTTAACTGCATTACCTATTATCGAAACACAAGCGGGTGACGTATCTGCATTCGTACCAACTAACGTAATCTCAATTACCGATGGTCAAATCTTCCTAGAGACTGATTTATTCAACTCAGGTATTCGTCCTGCGGTAAATGCTGGTTTATCTGTATCTCGTGTTGGTGGTGCAGCGCAAACTAAGATCATCAAGAAACTTGGTGGTGGTGTACGTTTAGCCCTAGCTCAATACCGTGAATTAGCGGCATTTGCTCAGTTCGCATCAGATTTAGATGACGCGACGCGTGCTCAATTAGAGCATGGTCAACGTGTTACTGAATTGATGAAGCAGAAGCAATACTCTCCGCTTTCAGTTGCTGAAACTGCAGTATCTTTATTTGCAGCAGAGAAAGGCTACTTAAATGATGTTGAAATCAACAAAATCAATGATTTTGAAGCAGCATTATTAGCTTATGCAACGAATGAGCATGCGGAGTTGATGGCTAAAATCAACGAATCAGGTAACTACGATAAAGATATCGAAGCTGGTCTTGCTAAAGTACTTGAGTCTTTTAAGTCAACGCAAACTTGGTAA
- the atpH gene encoding F0F1 ATP synthase subunit delta, which translates to MSELTTVARPYAKAAFDFAVEAKAIDSWLAQLTFAAEVAKDETIVGYLSGGASVEQAQALFINVCGEQVDSQGQNFLKVMAENERLLVLPQVLEQFVALKAEYEQEVTVDVTSAVEVTAEQKTTLSAALEKRLARKVKLNCTVDASIVSGLIIQAGDMVIDGSVQGKLSRLASTLQS; encoded by the coding sequence ATGTCTGAATTGACAACTGTCGCTCGTCCTTACGCTAAAGCAGCGTTCGACTTTGCTGTTGAAGCAAAAGCAATTGATAGCTGGTTAGCCCAGTTAACATTTGCTGCAGAAGTAGCTAAAGATGAGACCATTGTTGGTTATTTATCGGGTGGCGCTTCTGTTGAGCAAGCACAAGCATTATTTATTAATGTTTGCGGCGAGCAAGTAGACAGCCAAGGTCAAAACTTTTTAAAAGTGATGGCCGAAAACGAACGTTTGTTGGTGCTACCACAAGTGCTTGAACAATTCGTTGCTTTAAAAGCCGAATATGAACAAGAAGTCACTGTGGATGTAACCTCTGCGGTAGAAGTTACTGCAGAGCAAAAAACAACATTAAGCGCCGCGCTTGAAAAGCGCTTGGCACGTAAAGTAAAGCTTAATTGTACTGTTGACGCGAGCATAGTATCTGGCTTGATTATTCAAGCAGGTGATATGGTCATCGATGGTTCGGTTCAAGGTAAATTGAGCCGCCTAGCTTCAACGCTACAATCTTAG
- the atpF gene encoding F0F1 ATP synthase subunit B produces the protein MDINMTLIGQLIAFVVFVLFCMKYVWPPIIGAIEERQKTIADGLAASDRAAKDLELAQEKATAQLKEAKAEAASIVEAAKKHEAKIVEEAAGKAQAEKERILAAGHAEIETERNRAKEELRKQVAILAVAGAEKILERSIDAAAHSDILDKLVAEL, from the coding sequence ATGGATATTAATATGACCCTGATTGGGCAATTAATCGCATTTGTCGTATTTGTACTTTTTTGCATGAAGTATGTATGGCCACCAATCATTGGTGCCATTGAAGAACGTCAGAAAACTATTGCTGATGGACTTGCTGCTTCAGACCGTGCTGCGAAAGATCTTGAGTTAGCTCAAGAGAAAGCCACAGCTCAACTAAAAGAAGCGAAAGCTGAAGCTGCCTCTATTGTAGAAGCTGCTAAAAAGCATGAAGCTAAAATTGTTGAAGAAGCTGCTGGTAAGGCACAAGCTGAGAAAGAAAGAATCTTAGCTGCGGGTCACGCAGAAATTGAAACTGAACGTAACCGTGCTAAAGAAGAATTACGCAAACAAGTTGCTATTCTTGCTGTTGCCGGTGCCGAGAAAATTCTTGAGCGTTCAATTGATGCCGCTGCACACAGCGACATTTTAGATAAACTCGTCGCTGAACTTTAA
- the atpE gene encoding F0F1 ATP synthase subunit C, with amino-acid sequence MIAIAVALLIGLGALGTAIGFGLLGGKFLESAARQPELAPQLQVKMFIVAGLIDAIAMIGVAIGLYLLFAVGLG; translated from the coding sequence ATGATTGCTATCGCAGTTGCTCTACTAATCGGTTTAGGTGCATTAGGTACCGCTATTGGTTTTGGTCTTTTAGGTGGTAAGTTCTTAGAATCTGCTGCTCGTCAACCAGAATTAGCACCTCAACTACAAGTTAAAATGTTCATCGTAGCGGGTCTAATCGATGCGATTGCTATGATCGGTGTTGCTATCGGTTTATACCTATTGTTCGCTGTTGGCTTAGGCTAA
- the atpB gene encoding F0F1 ATP synthase subunit A has translation MSSGAELTSQEYIVHHLANLKVGEGFMAVHLDSLGWSIFLGLVFLMIFRSVAKKATTGVPGKLQCAVEMIVGFVDDSVKSTFHGKNPLIAPLSLTIFVWVFLMNAMDWVPVDLLPHLIHWTTGMELADIYMKPVPTADPNITFGLALGVFILIIYYSIKVKGVGGFIKELTTQPFGHWSLYPVNFLLETVTMLARPLSLALRLFGNLYAGELIFLLIATIGLFQLPIHFLWAAFHLLVIPLQAFIFMMLTIVYLSLAHEDH, from the coding sequence ATGTCTTCAGGCGCTGAATTAACCAGCCAAGAATATATTGTTCACCATTTAGCCAACTTGAAAGTAGGTGAGGGCTTTATGGCCGTACACCTAGATTCATTGGGGTGGTCAATATTTTTAGGTTTGGTCTTTTTAATGATCTTTCGCTCCGTAGCAAAGAAAGCAACCACTGGCGTGCCAGGTAAGTTGCAGTGTGCGGTCGAAATGATAGTTGGTTTTGTTGATGATAGTGTTAAAAGCACTTTCCACGGCAAAAACCCACTAATCGCTCCATTAAGCTTAACTATTTTTGTTTGGGTTTTCTTAATGAATGCGATGGATTGGGTTCCAGTTGACTTATTACCTCATTTAATTCACTGGACAACAGGTATGGAATTGGCAGACATTTACATGAAGCCAGTACCTACAGCTGATCCAAACATTACTTTTGGTTTAGCATTAGGTGTATTTATCCTGATCATTTACTACTCAATTAAAGTGAAAGGTGTGGGTGGTTTCATTAAAGAATTAACAACTCAACCTTTCGGTCACTGGTCTCTATACCCAGTAAACTTCTTGTTAGAAACGGTAACTATGTTAGCGCGTCCGTTATCACTAGCATTACGTTTATTCGGTAACTTATATGCGGGTGAGTTAATTTTCTTACTTATCGCAACAATTGGTTTATTCCAGTTACCAATACACTTCTTATGGGCTGCCTTCCACTTGTTGGTTATCCCATTACAAGCGTTTATTTTTATGATGCTAACTATTGTTTACTTAAGCTTAGCTCACGAAGATCACTAA
- a CDS encoding ATP synthase subunit I, translating into MRNSLTKAGRDFAFKQNMLAISIVIILTLLICYFWGFDYAKSALVGGFVVIIPNIVFAYKAFKYAGAQSSKKVVDSFFSGVKLKMGLTAFLFALAFKFLVLLPVPFFSMFCLVVALPLVTPLLLRKSGNL; encoded by the coding sequence ATGAGAAATAGTCTAACAAAAGCAGGGCGTGATTTTGCCTTTAAACAGAATATGTTAGCTATAAGCATAGTAATTATTTTAACGCTATTAATTTGTTATTTCTGGGGTTTTGACTATGCCAAATCGGCATTGGTTGGTGGCTTTGTTGTCATTATCCCTAATATAGTATTTGCCTATAAAGCATTTAAATATGCAGGGGCGCAGTCATCAAAGAAGGTTGTTGATTCTTTCTTTAGTGGCGTGAAGTTAAAAATGGGTTTAACGGCTTTTTTATTTGCACTCGCCTTTAAGTTTTTAGTGCTACTGCCGGTACCATTTTTTAGCATGTTTTGTTTAGTTGTGGCTTTGCCTTTGGTAACTCCTTTGTTACTAAGAAAAAGCGGCAATTTATAG